A stretch of Pseudorhodobacter turbinis DNA encodes these proteins:
- a CDS encoding YbjN domain-containing protein → MSLSEDYFSEEIHPIDIVETLANDHAWEFDRVTDNQIAMSVEGQWRTYSLTLAWSDHDETLRLICTFEMEPPEGRISALYDVLNRCNDMVWNGAFTWWGDQKLMVWRYGLCLAGGQVAGPEQIDRLISGAVMAAERFYPAFQMVTWADHTPEAAMKVAIAEAYGRA, encoded by the coding sequence ATGTCACTTTCTGAAGACTACTTCTCGGAGGAAATCCATCCGATCGACATCGTGGAAACGCTGGCCAATGACCATGCGTGGGAATTTGATCGCGTTACCGATAACCAGATCGCAATGTCGGTTGAGGGCCAATGGCGGACCTACTCGCTTACGCTGGCATGGTCGGACCATGATGAGACCCTGCGCCTGATCTGCACGTTTGAGATGGAGCCGCCAGAGGGCCGTATTTCCGCCCTCTATGACGTGTTGAACCGCTGCAATGATATGGTCTGGAACGGCGCATTCACATGGTGGGGCGATCAAAAGTTGATGGTCTGGCGCTATGGCCTCTGCCTTGCGGGCGGGCAGGTTGCGGGCCCCGAACAGATCGACCGTCTTATTTCAGGCGCGGTGATGGCGGCGGAACGGTTTTACCCAGCATTCCAAATGGTTACATGGGCTGACCACACGCCTGAGGCCGCGATGAAGGTCGCGATTGCCGAGGCCTACGGGCGGGCATAA
- a CDS encoding NADP-dependent oxidoreductase: protein MTQNAQTNRRIVLAERPKAAPDANTLRLEDAAIPSPGPGEMLLRSVYLSLDPYMRGRMNDTKSYATPVPIGGVMTGQVVAEVMVSNLDGFAPGDYVLAGSGWQDYAVSDGVEVLNLGPKPANPSWSLGIMGMPGYTAYAGLLKIGEPKAGETVVVAAASGPVGATVGQIAKLKGCRVVGIAGGAEKCSHVVETLGFDACIDHKSADFAEQLGAACPDGIDVYFENVGGKVLYAVLPLLNAFARMPICGVVSWYNIPGLPDGPDMGPVIMGTILRMKVKVQGFIIFDSFPRSLYAEFARDMTGWLEEGKIHYTEEVIDGLENAPEGLYGLLEGRSFGKRVVRL, encoded by the coding sequence ATGACGCAAAACGCCCAAACCAACCGCCGCATCGTTCTGGCAGAACGCCCGAAAGCGGCACCTGACGCCAACACTCTTCGCCTAGAGGACGCAGCGATTCCATCCCCCGGCCCCGGCGAGATGCTGTTGCGCTCGGTTTATCTGTCGCTGGACCCCTATATGCGCGGCCGGATGAATGACACAAAATCCTATGCCACGCCGGTGCCGATTGGCGGGGTGATGACAGGGCAAGTGGTGGCCGAGGTGATGGTCTCCAACCTCGATGGCTTTGCCCCCGGCGATTACGTTCTGGCGGGCAGCGGCTGGCAGGATTACGCGGTCTCGGACGGGGTTGAGGTGCTGAACCTTGGCCCGAAACCGGCGAACCCGTCGTGGTCCTTGGGGATCATGGGAATGCCCGGCTATACCGCCTATGCGGGCCTGCTGAAGATCGGAGAGCCGAAAGCCGGTGAAACAGTCGTTGTCGCAGCCGCCTCAGGGCCGGTCGGGGCCACCGTGGGCCAGATCGCCAAGCTGAAAGGCTGCCGCGTTGTCGGGATCGCGGGGGGCGCCGAGAAATGCTCGCATGTGGTGGAAACCTTGGGGTTTGACGCCTGTATCGACCATAAATCCGCCGATTTCGCTGAACAACTGGGTGCGGCCTGCCCCGATGGCATCGACGTCTATTTCGAGAATGTCGGCGGCAAGGTGCTTTACGCGGTCTTGCCCTTGCTGAACGCTTTTGCACGGATGCCGATTTGCGGTGTTGTTTCGTGGTACAACATCCCCGGCCTACCTGATGGGCCGGATATGGGGCCTGTCATCATGGGTACAATCTTGCGGATGAAGGTAAAGGTACAAGGCTTCATCATCTTCGACAGCTTCCCCCGCAGCCTTTACGCCGAGTTTGCACGCGACATGACCGGCTGGCTGGAGGAAGGCAAAATACACTATACCGAAGAAGTCATCGACGGGTTGGAAAACGCGCCAGAGGGGCTTTATGGCCTGTTGGAAGGGCGCAGCTTTGGCAAAAGGGTGGTGCGGCTGTAA
- the rpsD gene encoding 30S ribosomal protein S4, which yields MTKRTSAKYKIDRRMGENIWGRPKSPVNRREYGPGQHGQRRKNKLSDFGTQLRAKQKLKGYYGDLTEKQFRKIFGEAERVKGDTGENLVGLLERRLDAIVYRAKFVPTVFAARQFVNHGHVTVNGQRVNIASYRCKEGDVIAVRDRSKQLAVLLEAVVLAERDVPDYIEADHSKMTATFIRTPTLGDVPYPVQMEPNLVVEYYAKN from the coding sequence ATGACCAAACGGACCTCTGCCAAGTATAAAATTGACCGCCGTATGGGCGAAAACATCTGGGGCCGTCCAAAATCCCCAGTAAATCGCCGCGAATACGGCCCCGGCCAGCACGGTCAGCGCCGCAAGAACAAACTCTCGGACTTTGGTACCCAGCTGCGCGCAAAGCAAAAGCTGAAGGGTTACTACGGCGATTTGACCGAAAAGCAATTCCGCAAGATCTTTGGCGAAGCCGAGCGTGTTAAAGGCGATACAGGTGAAAACCTGGTAGGCCTGCTGGAACGTCGTCTGGATGCGATTGTGTACCGCGCGAAATTCGTGCCGACTGTGTTTGCGGCCCGTCAGTTCGTAAACCACGGCCACGTCACCGTGAACGGCCAGCGCGTGAACATCGCGTCTTACCGTTGTAAAGAAGGCGATGTGATTGCTGTACGTGACCGCTCCAAGCAGTTGGCTGTGTTGCTCGAAGCCGTTGTTCTGGCTGAGCGTGACGTGCCTGACTACATTGAGGCCGATCACTCCAAGATGACAGCGACTTTCATTCGCACCCCGACTTTGGGCGATGTACCATATCCGGTACAGATGGAACCAAACCTCGTGGTCGAATATTACGCCAAAAACTAA
- the hisC gene encoding histidinol-phosphate transaminase, producing MTTQIQPQPGIMDIALYEGGAATVAGKSNTIKLSSNENPAGPSDKAKEAFARSVHQLHRYPSTDHAALRLAIGQTHGLDPDRVICGVGSDEIIHFLCQAYAGPGDEVLFTEHGFLMYRISAMAAGATPVEVCERERTTDVAALLAACNERTKLVFIANPNNPTGTMISEAEIAQLADGLPPQAILVLDGAYAEYVDGYDGGLSLVEARENVVMTRTFSKIYGLGGLRIGWGYGPKAIIDVLNRIRGPFNLSNTQLETAEAAVGDQDYVARCRAENARLRIWLAEALATLGIPSDTSLANFILARFASAEEAEACDMHLRSEGLIVRRVASYKLPHCLRITVGDESACRRVVHAVAQFKGRD from the coding sequence ATGACGACGCAAATTCAGCCGCAGCCCGGCATTATGGATATCGCCTTGTATGAGGGCGGTGCCGCCACGGTTGCGGGCAAGTCCAACACCATCAAGCTATCCTCGAACGAAAATCCGGCGGGCCCGTCCGATAAGGCCAAAGAGGCCTTTGCCCGTTCGGTCCATCAGCTGCACCGCTATCCCAGCACCGACCATGCCGCCTTGCGGTTGGCGATCGGGCAAACCCACGGGCTTGACCCTGACCGTGTGATTTGCGGCGTGGGCAGCGATGAGATCATCCACTTCCTGTGTCAGGCTTATGCCGGGCCGGGGGATGAGGTGTTGTTCACCGAACATGGCTTCTTGATGTACCGGATTTCGGCCATGGCCGCCGGCGCCACCCCCGTTGAGGTGTGTGAGCGTGAGCGCACAACCGATGTCGCCGCACTTTTGGCCGCCTGTAATGAGCGCACGAAGCTGGTCTTCATCGCCAATCCGAACAACCCCACCGGCACCATGATCTCAGAGGCTGAGATCGCGCAGCTTGCCGATGGTTTGCCGCCACAGGCGATCTTGGTGCTTGATGGGGCTTATGCCGAATATGTCGATGGCTATGACGGCGGGCTTTCCTTGGTCGAGGCCCGTGAAAATGTGGTGATGACGCGTACCTTTTCCAAGATCTACGGCCTTGGCGGGCTGCGCATCGGCTGGGGCTATGGGCCCAAGGCGATTATCGACGTGCTCAACCGTATTCGCGGGCCGTTCAACCTGTCCAATACGCAGCTTGAAACCGCCGAGGCTGCCGTGGGCGACCAAGACTATGTCGCCCGTTGCCGTGCTGAGAATGCCCGCCTGCGCATTTGGCTGGCCGAGGCATTGGCCACCCTTGGCATCCCCTCTGATACCTCGCTGGCCAATTTCATCCTTGCCCGTTTCGCCAGCGCGGAAGAGGCCGAGGCCTGCGATATGCATCTGCGTAGTGAGGGGCTGATCGTGCGGCGGGTGGCAAGCTATAAGTTGCCGCATTGCCTGCGCATCACCGTGGGTGATGAAAGCGCGTGTCGGCGTGTTGTCCATGCCGTTGCGCAGTTCAAGGGCAGGGATTGA
- a CDS encoding prephenate/arogenate dehydrogenase family protein, with protein sequence MAVIYEKVALIGLGLIASSMAHAMRQRGLVGSITGHAKSAESRAAAMELGLCDAVFETAAEAVEGADLVVLAVPVGVMGHIAAEIGPHLKAGATVTDVGSVKQAVIDAVAPHLPDSVHFVPGHPIAGTEHSGPRSGFATLFENRWWLLTPPDGTDPDAVARLRALCEGMGANVDEMEPAHHDLVLAVTSHTPHLIAYTMVGVADDLGRVTDSEVIKYSAAGFRDFTRIAASDPTMWRDVFLTNKDATLEILGRFTEELFALQRAIRTGDGAHLHDYFTRTRAIRRSIVQAGQDTDAPDFGRGGTSKSDGTRG encoded by the coding sequence ATGGCCGTCATATATGAAAAGGTCGCGCTGATAGGCTTGGGGCTGATTGCCTCGTCGATGGCCCATGCCATGCGGCAACGAGGGCTGGTGGGCAGCATCACCGGCCATGCCAAGTCTGCCGAAAGCCGTGCAGCGGCGATGGAATTGGGCCTGTGCGATGCGGTGTTTGAAACCGCCGCCGAGGCGGTAGAGGGCGCGGATCTGGTCGTTCTTGCTGTGCCGGTCGGGGTGATGGGGCATATCGCCGCCGAGATCGGCCCGCATCTGAAGGCAGGGGCGACGGTCACGGATGTCGGCTCGGTCAAGCAAGCGGTGATTGATGCTGTGGCACCGCATCTGCCTGATAGTGTGCATTTTGTACCGGGCCACCCGATTGCGGGAACGGAACATTCCGGCCCGCGTTCCGGTTTTGCGACGCTGTTTGAAAACCGCTGGTGGTTGCTGACCCCGCCAGACGGAACGGACCCTGACGCCGTGGCACGCTTGCGCGCGCTTTGCGAAGGGATGGGCGCCAATGTCGATGAGATGGAGCCCGCGCACCATGACCTTGTGTTGGCGGTGACCAGCCATACGCCGCATCTTATCGCCTATACGATGGTCGGCGTGGCCGATGATCTGGGGCGCGTGACGGATAGTGAGGTTATCAAATACTCTGCCGCCGGTTTTCGGGATTTTACTCGTATCGCCGCATCGGACCCGACAATGTGGCGCGACGTGTTTTTGACCAATAAGGATGCCACGCTGGAAATTTTGGGCCGTTTCACCGAGGAACTTTTTGCCCTCCAGCGCGCCATTCGTACCGGTGACGGGGCGCATTTGCATGACTATTTCACCCGCACCCGTGCCATCCGGCGCAGCATCGTTCAGGCAGGGCAAGATACCGATGCGCCGGATTTTGGCCGTGGTGGAACCTCGAAATCCGATGGGACGCGCGGATGA
- a CDS encoding extensin family protein, which translates to MKMTLPLLLAAFCCAAPVFAEMSSPRPMPRPEVDAPRKGFLSKLLGTSKPVTAGSVCNDPAIQGAMIAKINGKIKGCGIQNPVRVTAVDGIALSIPATLDCDTARALRSWVSEEAKPAFAGKTLVGLRVAGHYTCRTRNSKKGARISEHGRGKAIDIAGFQLKNGTEVSVLKHYKTRKGTPIRAAHKAACGIFGTTLGPGSDGHHMDHLHLDTASYRGGPYCK; encoded by the coding sequence ATGAAGATGACGCTTCCCCTGCTTTTGGCCGCGTTTTGCTGTGCTGCGCCTGTCTTTGCCGAAATGTCATCCCCGCGCCCCATGCCCCGCCCAGAGGTGGACGCTCCTCGCAAAGGGTTCCTGTCCAAACTGCTGGGCACAAGCAAGCCCGTTACGGCAGGATCCGTCTGCAATGATCCGGCCATTCAGGGCGCTATGATCGCGAAGATCAACGGCAAGATCAAAGGTTGCGGAATTCAAAATCCCGTACGCGTGACTGCGGTGGACGGCATTGCACTTAGCATCCCCGCGACGCTTGATTGTGACACGGCGCGTGCCTTGCGCAGTTGGGTCAGCGAAGAGGCCAAGCCTGCCTTTGCTGGCAAGACGCTGGTCGGTCTGCGTGTGGCTGGCCATTACACCTGCCGAACCCGCAACAGCAAAAAAGGCGCACGTATCAGTGAGCACGGGCGCGGCAAAGCAATCGATATTGCAGGGTTTCAGCTAAAGAACGGGACCGAGGTTTCGGTGCTGAAACACTATAAAACGCGTAAGGGCACCCCGATCCGGGCGGCGCATAAAGCGGCTTGCGGGATTTTCGGCACCACGCTGGGGCCGGGGTCGGACGGGCATCACATGGACCATTTGCACCTTGATACGGCCTCTTATCGCGGCGGGCCATATTGCAAATGA
- a CDS encoding DUF2125 domain-containing protein: protein MRWLTGLVLVLAGLWSGYWFIGARGFEGAANGWITALQDSGKTATHDGLAVRGFPNRFDLTVTEPHFADPATGIGWQSDFVQVLSLSYKPWHLIAAFAPTQRLTLPHEGITLRSEKMQTSLVAQPLPALPLDRITLIGDMLEAQGNSGWSLRADALRFASRRVDGDAHEVALTITELSPDPQLMSLFDGALPDRIGLIRLDATLGFTAPIDRFILETRPRLATLDLTEARVDWGDIHASAKGRLIADSAGFAQGDIVLRLTSWRLALDVAQSTGLIAPDARQLWDQAAGFLAGDSGDTLELPISLHNGRAMVGAIPVGPAPRLR from the coding sequence ATGCGGTGGTTGACGGGTTTGGTACTGGTGCTGGCGGGCCTCTGGTCGGGCTATTGGTTCATCGGTGCGCGCGGGTTTGAGGGGGCTGCGAACGGCTGGATCACCGCCTTGCAAGATAGCGGCAAAACCGCCACCCATGACGGCTTGGCGGTGCGGGGCTTTCCCAACCGATTTGATCTGACCGTGACCGAACCGCATTTTGCCGATCCCGCAACCGGCATCGGCTGGCAGTCGGATTTTGTTCAGGTGCTGAGCCTAAGCTATAAACCTTGGCACCTGATCGCCGCCTTCGCGCCCACGCAACGGCTGACCCTGCCGCATGAGGGCATCACCCTTCGGAGCGAGAAAATGCAGACGAGCCTTGTGGCGCAGCCCCTGCCCGCCCTGCCGCTGGACCGGATTACCCTGATCGGTGATATGCTGGAGGCACAGGGCAATAGCGGCTGGAGCCTGCGCGCCGATGCGCTCCGCTTTGCCTCCCGTAGGGTAGATGGCGATGCACATGAGGTTGCCCTGACCATAACAGAGCTTTCGCCCGATCCGCAGCTCATGTCGCTTTTTGATGGGGCACTGCCTGACCGCATTGGCCTGATCCGGCTGGATGCCACCTTAGGTTTCACCGCCCCGATCGACCGTTTTATCCTTGAGACCCGCCCGCGTCTGGCCACCCTTGATCTGACCGAAGCGCGCGTGGATTGGGGCGACATACATGCATCAGCCAAGGGGCGGTTGATCGCCGATAGCGCGGGCTTTGCCCAGGGCGATATTGTGCTGCGGCTGACAAGCTGGCGGCTGGCGCTGGATGTGGCGCAAAGCACGGGGCTGATCGCGCCGGATGCCCGCCAGCTTTGGGATCAGGCAGCGGGCTTCTTGGCGGGTGACAGCGGCGACACGCTGGAACTGCCGATAAGCCTGCACAACGGGCGGGCAATGGTCGGCGCTATTCCGGTCGGACCCGCGCCACGCCTGCGTTAG
- a CDS encoding gamma-glutamylcyclotransferase, translated as MHKPLWVFGYGSLIWNPEFPVEEQRVARLSGWHRSFCMRSIHYRGTEAAPGLVLALDRAAAAGCTGVAFRVKDGAEPETLAVLRERELISGAYLEEWLPLTLDCGREVTALCYVINRETNQYCGGLPLEEQAGIIATAVGGRGPNCDYLFNTASHLMDLGIADPDMQWLSIRVQALRGAGHK; from the coding sequence ATGCATAAACCACTTTGGGTCTTTGGCTATGGGTCATTGATCTGGAACCCCGAATTCCCTGTGGAAGAACAGCGCGTGGCGCGGCTATCGGGGTGGCACCGCAGCTTTTGCATGCGCTCCATCCATTATCGCGGTACCGAGGCCGCGCCCGGCCTTGTGCTGGCGCTGGACCGTGCCGCAGCCGCAGGTTGCACCGGTGTTGCCTTTCGTGTGAAGGATGGGGCAGAACCTGAAACCTTGGCCGTCTTGCGCGAACGCGAACTGATTTCGGGCGCATATCTAGAGGAATGGCTGCCCCTGACACTGGATTGCGGCCGCGAGGTTACGGCGCTGTGTTATGTGATTAACCGTGAAACCAACCAATATTGTGGCGGCCTGCCATTGGAAGAGCAAGCGGGCATTATTGCCACGGCAGTGGGCGGGCGAGGTCCGAATTGTGATTATCTGTTCAATACCGCCTCGCATTTGATGGATTTGGGCATCGCCGACCCTGATATGCAGTGGCTTTCCATCCGCGTTCAGGCTTTGCGGGGCGCGGGTCATAAATGA
- a CDS encoding biopolymer transporter ExbB, with translation MDKTVTEAELSFTHPIRQIVLMLIVIALVSAGAFVAWGQLSGVFLANVWLNGFIGLVFVFGVLACFWQMFQLMQSVRWIVGFAPSDAQRDAVHVPRLLAPLAALLRSRGARMQISASSSRSILDSVATRIDEARDITRYLVNLLIFLGLLGTFYGLATTVPAVVETIRNLAPQEGETGMQVFDKLMGGLEAQLGGMGTAFSSSLLGLAGSLVVGMLELFASHGQNRFYRELEEWLSTITRLGFSSGDAADADGGAAGLGGVMDQMARQLERLQDLFVQADVSRGLADEQLGHLSNAVKDLSAKVQTGAETQDKLAQIAATQSVLLTRIADGQDSYATVLANSNEEGPDAENRMRLRSIDVQLLRILEEIAAGRQESMSDLRADIAGLTNAVRQLSRNPAGRG, from the coding sequence ATGGACAAGACCGTAACCGAGGCAGAACTGTCATTCACCCATCCGATCCGTCAGATTGTTCTGATGCTGATCGTGATTGCCCTTGTATCGGCAGGGGCCTTTGTGGCGTGGGGGCAGCTTTCGGGCGTGTTTCTGGCCAATGTCTGGCTGAACGGCTTTATCGGGCTGGTCTTTGTCTTTGGGGTGCTTGCCTGTTTTTGGCAAATGTTCCAGTTGATGCAATCTGTGCGCTGGATCGTCGGGTTTGCCCCGTCTGATGCACAACGCGATGCGGTGCATGTGCCGCGGCTGTTGGCACCATTGGCGGCCTTGCTGCGCAGTCGGGGCGCGCGGATGCAAATCTCTGCCTCTTCCTCGCGTTCTATCCTCGATAGTGTGGCGACGCGCATTGACGAGGCACGTGATATTACGCGCTATCTTGTCAACCTTTTGATTTTCCTTGGCCTTTTGGGAACGTTCTACGGGCTTGCCACCACGGTTCCCGCCGTGGTTGAGACCATCCGCAACCTTGCCCCGCAAGAGGGCGAAACGGGGATGCAGGTGTTTGACAAGCTGATGGGGGGCCTTGAGGCGCAGCTGGGCGGTATGGGCACGGCGTTTTCCTCCTCGCTTTTGGGGCTTGCCGGATCGCTTGTGGTCGGGATGTTGGAACTGTTTGCCAGCCACGGGCAAAACCGCTTTTACCGCGAGCTTGAAGAATGGCTGTCCACGATCACGCGGCTCGGGTTTTCCTCGGGGGATGCGGCCGATGCGGATGGGGGCGCGGCCGGTCTTGGTGGCGTCATGGACCAGATGGCGCGACAGTTGGAGCGGCTTCAAGACCTGTTTGTGCAGGCGGATGTATCGCGTGGCCTGGCGGATGAACAGCTGGGCCACCTGTCAAATGCGGTCAAGGATTTGTCTGCCAAGGTGCAAACAGGCGCCGAGACGCAAGACAAGCTGGCCCAGATTGCCGCCACGCAAAGCGTGCTATTGACGCGGATCGCCGATGGGCAGGACAGCTATGCGACCGTGCTTGCCAACTCGAATGAGGAAGGGCCGGATGCGGAAAACCGGATGCGGCTTCGGTCAATTGATGTGCAGCTTTTGCGGATACTGGAAGAGATTGCAGCCGGACGTCAGGAAAGCATGTCTGACCTGCGGGCTGATATTGCGGGGCTGACCAACGCTGTCCGGCAGTTGTCGCGCAATCCTGCGGGGCGGGGCTAG
- a CDS encoding peptidoglycan -binding protein, with translation MALSRRSSQRMNGAIWPGFVDAMTALLLVLMFVLSIFMIVQSVLRETIDSQDHELDNLTAQVAGLADALGLARGRADDLEQDVGRLNETLSEAQAEGAAQAALIASLSGQLSARQKDLEFATARIASFESQVASLLVDRDAALGEAATLAATVSDLEAAQTRLLTEQEALNLSIARAREEVDAQSETARLAAARSDALDALVADLRSKLAEGEATLSDALARLTQAEGQAGALSAATTQISGLEAELTETERALLAERAAAEVLRVRLAGLQTELSDEEKARLADIAAAEALRARLAASENELTAMTLALEEQRKRAEETLTLLAAAQTTAAGALTEKEALLATAQAALTQEQAQSAENARRMALLNEQVAALRGQLGNLQGLLDASSARDEAATVRLDEMGTQLNTALARVAEEQKKRAELEEAERIRLEAETKKLENFRSEFFGQMREVLAGRDGVRIVGDRFVFSSEVLFEQGSADLAGEGRRQIAGVVASLREISDLIPAGIDWVIRVDGHTDNVPLSGLGEFADNWELSQARALSVVRFMQNDLGFPPGRMAATGFGEWQPVAQGDSEAARAQNRRIELKLTER, from the coding sequence ATGGCGTTGAGTCGGCGGTCATCGCAGCGGATGAACGGCGCGATCTGGCCGGGCTTTGTCGATGCGATGACGGCGCTGCTTTTGGTTTTGATGTTCGTGCTGTCGATCTTCATGATCGTGCAATCGGTGCTGCGCGAAACAATCGACAGTCAGGATCATGAGCTGGACAATTTGACCGCGCAGGTTGCCGGTTTGGCCGATGCGCTGGGGCTTGCGCGGGGGCGGGCGGATGATCTGGAACAGGACGTTGGCCGGTTGAACGAAACCCTGTCAGAGGCGCAGGCCGAAGGCGCGGCACAGGCGGCCTTGATTGCGTCGTTGTCGGGGCAGCTTTCGGCGCGTCAAAAGGATCTGGAATTTGCAACCGCGCGTATCGCCAGTTTCGAATCCCAAGTCGCGAGCCTTTTGGTGGATCGTGATGCCGCCTTGGGCGAGGCCGCAACCTTGGCCGCGACCGTCAGCGATCTGGAGGCCGCGCAAACCCGCCTGTTGACAGAACAAGAAGCGTTGAACCTTTCAATTGCACGGGCGCGCGAAGAGGTGGATGCGCAATCTGAAACAGCACGTCTTGCGGCTGCGCGCAGCGATGCGCTGGATGCTTTGGTTGCAGATCTGCGATCAAAACTGGCAGAGGGCGAGGCAACGCTTTCCGATGCGCTGGCCCGATTGACGCAGGCCGAGGGGCAGGCGGGGGCGCTTTCGGCGGCCACGACGCAGATTTCGGGGTTGGAGGCGGAGCTGACAGAGACAGAGCGCGCGCTGCTTGCGGAACGGGCCGCGGCAGAGGTTTTGCGCGTTCGTCTTGCCGGTTTGCAAACAGAGCTGAGCGATGAAGAAAAAGCCCGTCTTGCTGATATTGCCGCCGCCGAGGCTTTGCGCGCGCGCCTTGCGGCGTCCGAAAATGAGCTAACAGCAATGACGCTGGCGCTGGAGGAACAACGCAAGCGGGCAGAGGAAACGCTGACCTTGCTGGCGGCCGCGCAAACGACGGCGGCGGGCGCATTGACTGAAAAGGAGGCTTTGCTTGCCACCGCACAGGCGGCTTTGACGCAAGAACAGGCGCAATCAGCCGAAAATGCGCGGCGCATGGCGCTTTTGAACGAACAGGTCGCAGCGTTGCGCGGACAATTGGGAAACCTTCAGGGGTTGCTTGATGCGTCGTCAGCGCGCGATGAGGCGGCGACAGTTCGGCTGGATGAAATGGGGACGCAGTTGAACACGGCGCTGGCCCGCGTAGCCGAAGAGCAGAAAAAACGCGCAGAGCTGGAGGAGGCAGAGCGCATCCGGCTGGAGGCCGAAACGAAGAAGCTGGAGAATTTCCGATCAGAGTTTTTCGGTCAAATGCGTGAGGTTCTGGCCGGCCGTGATGGCGTGCGCATTGTTGGCGACCGGTTCGTTTTCTCCTCCGAGGTGTTGTTTGAACAGGGGTCAGCCGATCTGGCTGGTGAGGGGCGGCGGCAGATTGCGGGGGTGGTGGCCAGCTTGCGTGAGATTTCGGATCTAATTCCTGCGGGCATTGATTGGGTTATCCGGGTCGACGGGCATACCGATAATGTGCCGCTTTCGGGACTGGGCGAATTTGCGGATAACTGGGAGTTGAGCCAGGCACGGGCGCTTTCGGTGGTGCGCTTTATGCAAAACGACCTTGGCTTTCCGCCGGGGCGGATGGCGGCGACTGGTTTCGGGGAATGGCAACCCGTTGCCCAAGGCGATTCGGAGGCTGCGCGCGCGCAGAACCGGCGGATCGAGTTGAAATTGACGGAACGTTGA